The Nitrospirota bacterium DNA segment GCGATCGATCGCGTAGGCATCCAGCCAGACTCGATGTTGAGGCAGTTCCGTATCGTCGAACTGCGTCCAATGTCCATAGGGATCGTCGTCGACTCGTTTGCTGCCGAGCAAGAAGTGACCGGCGGGAATGGTGATCACCGGTGACGGCTTGGCCAGAGCCGCGATTCCGGCCAAATGGCGAGCCAGTTCCGGTGACGACTTTGCTCCGGCTCCTTCGGCCTGCTGCTGTCCCGCGATGAGGAGGAGGGCGAATGCAGCTACGAGCCCTGGACGAGAGCAGCGCATCAGGTCTTGTTGGCGGCGGCTAAAGCCTTGTTGATTTCCCCGATGAGGCTCCGCTCGATTTCTGCCGCCTCTTCCGCGCTCACGCTGAGGATGCGTCCACCCTGAGCGAGCTTTTCAAAATCGGCCTTGACGCTGAGTCTGGTGATATTCGAGGGCAAGGTCTGGATCGACACGACATATTGATTCCGGAAGCCCGCGACTTCCAACGAGGCCGGAGGGGAGACTTTCCGCTCCGTGACGTAGACCGCTTTCTGATCGGTCTTGATGCTCACCTTGATGTGGTACCCATGGCGGATGAGGGCCTCTTCCGCCATCTTCGCGACTGCGCTCAAGGGGCGCGGAATGTCGTCAATCTGGGTTCCTTTTTCCTCAACGTGGATATTCTGCGCGATGTGCGCGGCGGCGGTCTTTTGGACATCGGCGCTCAGTTTTTTGGTCTGAGCGACTTGTACCGTCAGATTGTCGGCGGCGACTTTGGCCTCGGCCCTGGCACTCTCAGTCGATTTCTTCGCGTCGCGTAACTCCTGGTTCAGCAGGTCGATCTGTTGCTGCATGACTTTGTTGCCGTCCTGCAGCGAGGTGACCACCGACTCCTGCTTGGCCAGTTGCTTGCGGAGCGACTCATTGTCGGCTTTGAACGGCGAGTCGTCCGGCTTGCACCCACTGGTCACGACACAGAGCGCAATCGTTCCGATCCACACCATCCACTGGTTCAACTTCGGCTTGTTTCGCACAATACGATCCTCCAACGAATGGGTCCGATTATCCACGCTTCACGCTGACTTGTCCACGCCGGAATCCATGAATTGACCCTGTGTCCTGCAGGACGGTATGCTCGATTCATGATGACTCGCCTGGTCCTGCTCGTGATGGTGCTGCTCTGCGCGGATGTGCTGCTCGGTCTGTCGGGAGCGGTCACGGAATCGGATCGCATTCCAGTTGAAGACTACGCGCTCTACGATCAGGTGGTGACGCGCACGTTTCTCACGTCAGCTACGCAGTTGGTCGTGATCGAGCGCCTGACGAGGCTTCGTCTCTCTCCGGATCAGGAGGAGCCGACGACGATCGGCGCCTTTCAGGAGCAGGAGTATTTCGAGGGCGAACTGCCGGCGGATTTGATCCGGGCTTTCATCTCGGTCAATCGGGCATCCAGCCGGCTCGAAGGGCGATTTCACTTTGGGGTCGGCTATCGGTTTGCCACGGGGGATCAGATCGAAGAACCTGAAGTGTCGTTGGCCCGTCCCGTGACAGTGGCCCATGCCAGATCGGTCCAAGCCTTGCCGCGGTTGGAGCGCCTGGCCTTTTCTCGCGTGGCGCGAAACGTCCGCAACGATCAGGCCTTGCAGTATGTCGAAATCCTGCGCCCCGATGGCACCGGAGCGGGATTTCTCGTGTGGTTCCGCCGTCAAGGACAAACCTGGAGGTTGTTCGATACCGCCGTCGCGTGGACCATCCAGATTGAGGAAGAGAACGAGCAAGAGCAAGAGCCGGAAGGCGAACCGAACCTTGCGCCCTGAGGGGCGAGAACGAGAGCATGCGACGATGATTCCGCCGATGATCCGAAAAACATTTTCCGTCCCGCCTCTCGGCTGCAATTGCTCCATCATTGGCGATCCGGTGACGAAACAGGCGATCGTCGTCGATCCCGGCGGCGCGCATGAACGAATCTTGCGCGAGGTGCAGCAGCTCGGTCTAACGGTCACGCATATTCTCCACACCCATGCCCATTTCGACCATTTTCTCGCATCCGGAGAAATGAAGAAGGCGACGGGGGCGGCGATCTGCCTGCATCAGGACGATCTTGAGCTCTGGAAGAATCTTGAAATACAATGTCAGATGTTCGGCGTGGCCTATGTGCCGGTTCCGCTGCCGGATTATTGGATCAAGGATGAAGAGAAGCTGTTGGTCGGCCAGATGTCTGCGGTCGCCATCCATACGCCGGGCCACACGCCCGGCTCCATGAGTTTTCATTTCCCGAACGACAACATGGTTGTCGCCGGCGACACGCTCTTCCGCGGCAGCATCGGGCGGACTGATCTCTGGGGCGGGAATTTCGATGCCATCGAGCAATCGATTCGAGAACGGCTCTATACCCTGGCTGACACCACGAGGGTGGTGACGGGGCATGGACCGGAAACTGAGATCGGAGTGGAAAAAGAGACGAATCAGTTTTTCCGTCTTTAGTAGAACGCTGAAAAGTCCTGCCAGCTTCGTTCTCGGCTCATCGAAATCCTCAACGTGCCACTGAGGGTACGCCTCCGGTTTCGATTCACCTGCGGCCTCGCTGGACAGGATTTTTGAGCGTTCTACGGGAGAGCTTTTCTTCTTGGGCCGCATCTGCGGCTCACCGAAGGCGAGAGACTTGTGAGGAACTATTCTTTTTCCATCCTGATGCGAAGCCGTTCGAGGCGTTTCTGGGTGGATTGTTTGATGAAAGTCATGTTCTCCGCGAGGTGTTGTTGGGCGTTGATTTTGCCTTCCTCGCGCCGCTTCAGTTGGGCCAGTCCAAACTGTGAGATCGAGGGGCCGTCCTCCTGGTTCAACTCTTTCCAGACCGCTGCACATGTGGTCTGCTTGGTCGAGGGATATTTGTCGCAGGGCGGGTCGACAGCCCATGCGCTGCTCCAACTCACTCCCAGGAGCATTACAGCCAACAGCAGTGCAGTCATCGTCTGTGTCCTCGCGATATAAATGGATCTTCGCAGCTCGCCTCACGATAGCACAACGCAACTGGTCTTGCAGACGATCGCCGCCTATGAACGGTCCGCAACGGACTGTCTTGCCCGGTGGAGCAAACGACGGCATCGACAACCGCCGTTACTGGCCGATTGGCTGGCGCATCTGCCTGTCGGTGCGAGATTGCTGGATCTCGGTTGTGGGGGCGGGCAGGATGCAGGCGAGCTTCGGAAGCGTGGGTACCGCGTTGTGGGGTTGGATCGTACCAGGGCGTTGCTCGCAGCGGGACGATGCCGAGATCCTTCGTTGCCGTTGGTCCTGGCCGATCTCCGTCAGCTCCCATTTCAAGCCATGTCGTTCGATGGCCTCTGGGCTGCCGCTTCGCTGATGCACCTTCCGAAACCGGTTGCACGGCTGGTCCTGACCGATCTGTGCAGGCATGTTCGTCCAGGCGGCTTCTTGGCCGCGACGGTGACCTATGGCATGAAGAGCGGCATCGTAACGGATGGATGGGTTCCCGGTCGCTATTTCGCTCGTTGGAAGAAGGACGAACTCGCTCGTGCGATTCGCCGAGCCGGATGGGAAATTCTTGAATTGCGGGTGGTGACGAACTGCGAGCGTAAGGGCCGGTGGCTGAATCTCCTTGCGCAGAGACTAGGCTAGCTCGGTCGGCTATTTCGATGTGGATGGCGCAGATTCTGCACGGCGTTCAAGCGTCAGATAGATCTTGTCGTCGAAGGTATAGTAGCCGCCCTGGTCGATGTCGTTCATGATGCAAATGGGTGAAAAGAAAATAAAGCAGCCGAAGATGTCGCCGAGGACCCACCAGGACCAGGTGCGATCGATTTTGAACGAGGTCGGTTCATAGCCCTCCTTGTTCACCTGCGCGAGGTGGTTGCCTTTGCGGCTGAGCGTGACGGTGCCTGGCGCGGTGAGGTGCAGATAGTCGTCGATAACGACGGTGGTTTCCGGCGGGTTGGTGAAAATGGTGACGGACTGCTTGTCGGAATGCATCCAGGTTCCGCAGCCCGAGAGCCCTCCGATGAGGGCGCAGAGGACGAGCCCACCGTGCCACCGTTTGCCGTGCCGCATCGTTCACCCCATTGAAATGTTCATCGCTTCGTTCACGTCGTGGAGGGTTGCTTTGGCGACTTCGCCGGCCTTGCGGCTGCCCTCGGTCACGATGTCGTTCAGATATGCGGGATCTTTGCTCAGGACCGCCCGCGCGTCCCACATCGGCGTCATCCGTTCCACGACTCGATCGGCCACAAGCTTCTTGCAGTCGATGCAGCCGATGGCAGCGGTCCGGCATTCCGTATTAATCTGCTCCTGAATCATCGGCAATGAAAATATTTTGTGAAAATCGTACACGGGGCAGAGGTCCGGGTTTCCTGGGTCATGGCGCCGGACACGAGCGGGATCGGTGACCATCGTCTTGAGTTTTTGGCGCACGACCGGTTCGGTGTCGGAGAGATTGATCGTGTTGCCGTAGCTCTTGCTCATCTTCCGGCCGTCCGTGCCGAGCACTTTCGGATACTTGGTCAGTTGTTCCATGGGTTCCGGGAACACCGGTTTGTAGAGGCCGTTGAAGCGGCGGGCCAGCTCTCTGGTGAGTTCCAAATGCGGGAGTTGGTCTTTCCCTACCGGTACGAAATCGGGCTTGTAGAGGAGGATATCCGCGGCTTGCAGGACCGGATAGCCGAGAAATCCGTAGGTGGTCATGTCGCGATCTTTAATCTCTTCCTGCTTTTCCTTGTAGGTCGGGTTTCGCTCCAGCCAGGAGACGGGCGTCATCATCGAAAGTAAAAGATGCAGCACTGCATGTTCCGGAATCCTCGATTGCACGAAGACCGTCGCTTTCGCAGGATCGATGCCCGCGGCCAGCCAGTCGATCAATAACTCCCGGACGAATTCACGGATGCGACTGGTGTCGGCATAGTTCGACGAGAGGGCATGCCAGTCTGCGACGAAGAAATAGCATTGGTAGTCGTTCTGAAGGCCTTTCCAGTTCTCCAACGCGCCGAGATAGTTGCCGAGATGGAGCAGCCCGCTCGGCTGCATGCCGCTGAGGACTCGTTTCTTGGGTGACGTCATGGTGTATTTCCTGTGCCGAGACCGACGGCGGTGGAGAGAATCGTGTTGGACAGACTATTGGTCAAGGTGCCGGTGACGGTATGGATCAGGTGGATTTGTGGATCCAAGATGATCAATCCCATCAGGATGAACATGCCATAGGGCTCCGCGCGCATGAGGGCCATCGCTGCCGTGGGCGGGAGCAGACTGGTGAGAATCCTTCCGCCATCCAGGGGCGGCAGCGGCAACAAGTTGAAGAGCATCAAGAGCACGTTAATCAAGACGGAGTAGACTGCCATCACGGCGATAGGCAGTAGCAGTTTGCCGCGCCACGTGTCCGGCGAACTGGCCTCTCCCGACGCGGCCCAGTAGTCTCCGACTGTGGGCTCGATCGACAGGAGGATGGCGAAGAGCAGGGCGCTCACGATGGCCAGCGCGAGATTCATGGCCGGGCCTGCGGCTGCGACGAGTGCCATATCGCGACGTGGTTGATGCATGCAGCGAGGGTCGACGGGGACCGGTTTGGCCCACCCGAGGAAGAAGCCTCCCGGTATGGCCAGGCAGATCAGCGGCAGGATGATAGTGCCGAATGGGTCGATATGTGCCAGCGGATTCATCGTGAGCCGGCCTTGGAGTTTGGCGGTTGAATCCCCGCAGCGATAGGCGACCCAGCCATGGGCATATTCATGCAAGACCATGGCAAGGAGGAGCGGGAGGCCCATGTACGAAAGCGTGTGGAGGATTTGCGGTAAAGAATTCATCGGATAGGGCTTTCTCAGTTTACCTGAAGAAATCGGCCTCGTTTGACTTGCATGAGGAAGAGCGGTCGATTCAAGGTCCCGTCCGGTCCAAACGCGGCTGGACCTGTGAGGGACGCGAGGTCCGGTTGGGTCAACAGTTGATCGCGGACGGCTTCGCCGGAGGTTGCGCCTTTTCGGATGGCGTCGATCACGAGTTTTGCGGCGTCATAGCCCTGTGCGGCGAAGAGGGTCGGGCTGGTTTGAAATCGTTTCTTGTATCGTTCGACAAAATCCTGCACCCCGGCGTTGGGGCTATCCACAAAGAAGCCGTCGACGAACACGGCACCGTCGATCGATGAATCGGCCGTGCGGGCGAAGTCCGGCGAGTTCCATCCATTGGTGCCGAGGAAGGGCACTTTCATGTCGTGGAAGTTGATCTGGGCCGCGATAAGCCCGGCGTCGGCTGCACGGCCAGGAATAAAGACCGCATCGAAGCCTGGCGTGTAGAGAATCCTCCTGTCCATCTTGGTCAGTTTTCCGGTCAGCTTGGTCTGATCCACCGGCACGGACAAACCATACCGTTTGAGATCTTCGGCTTTCATGCGCTTGAGCTGCGCACTCACGTCGGCCTCGCCCTCTTTGTAGGATTCGATGGCGATTACCTCCCCTTCATGCTGGCGTACCTCTTGGGCGAACAGTCTGGCCAATTCGCGGCCGTAGGCCGTATCGGGATGCAGGATGCAGAATCGCCGGAAGCCTTGTTCCCCGATGGCATAGGCCGCGATGCGTTTGGCTTGGAGCTGATACGTGAGCGAGGTGCTGAAGACATAGGAGCCGAGCCGCCTGACGTTGGGGACGGTCGCTGTCGGCGTGATCAGCGGGGTATGGGCTCGTCCGGCCAGTTCAGCCATGACTGGTAAATGTTTGGACAAGAGCGGGCCGATGACGGCGAGGAGGCGATTGTTGCTCAGGAGTCCGGAAAAATCGTCTAGAAATGACGCGCGATCGGATTCAGAATCCTTGACGATGAGACCGATCGAAGGGACGCCGGCCTTGTCTTTATGCGCTTCCATGGCCAGCTGAATGCCGTTGAGAGTTTCGGTGGCAAAGGGAGCGAGTTTTCCCGAGAGCGGCAACACCGAGGCGATGAAGAACTGATGGGCCATGAGTTTGGCTTGGAGCGTCGTGAGCAGCTCTGAGGTGCCGGCCGCCTGCGGGTGTGTCGGGAAGCTGGAAAGAAATTGCTGGATTTGCCGGACGGCCTGGTGTTCTTCGCCTCGGCCGATATAGACCTCGATGAGGCGGAGCGAGGCGAGATCGCCGGGAAAGCTGCGAGGGAAGGTTTCCCGGATTCGTTCGAGAGGCTTGCGGTCCGTTGTTTCGTTGACGAACTCGCGGATACGCGTCCTCGCGTCTTCCGCTTGGTCCTCGGTGCCCAACGCCATTTCATCGAGCCAGGCCTGGATGGCATGGATGGTGTCTTTTTTTTGCGCGTAGAAATCTCCACTCAGGCGCAGGGCTTCGCGTCTGGTGACGTCATCTTTTGAGAGGGTGCGGAGACTGGTCAGAATGGGGAGCGCCAGGTCGAGGTTGCCCATTGCCGCATGGGTGCGGGCCTGCAGGATCTTGCCGCGGTCTGAGACCTCGGACTCAGGAAACTCCGTCTGTAGTTGCTGCAAGTATTTGAGGGCCTCACCATACTGTTGCGACCCATAGAGGGCTGCGCCGAGCAGGAGATAGGTATCGTCGAGCAGGTCGGGTTTCGGAGCGGTCGTCAGGAAACGACGAAGGAGGGTGATGGCTTCCTCCGCCCGTTCTGTATCGATCAGGCGTTTCGCTTGGGTCAGGGTCGGATGGCTCGCTGTGGCCGGTGTTCCCGTTTGGGCATGGACCGCAGGGCTAAATGCGAACCCTATTGGCCAGAGTAGGACGCAGGCAAGGGCGAGCGCCGGACACCGGCATGCCAAGAGGGGCGAGATGCGCTGTGGGGGCGTCGCGATCAACGGGCGGGCCATGGGCTCCTAGAGGGGGTAACGGACTTGTAGCACACAGGTGACTACTATCGGAAACCTTGTGGGGGTGTCAAGGTAAGTCCTCTATGGCTCGTTGTGTTCATGCGCGTGATTGGCTATCATCGAACCGATGATGTTGGCCCCGCTGGTCGAGCGATATTTGCGCCATCTTCGAGTAGAAGGTGGTCTCTCCGTCAACACGATCGAAGCCTACCGACGCGACCTGAGTAAGTTCCATGCGTATGTGCATCGCACCGGCGCCGTAGGGCTACAACCGCTTACGCCGGCGATGTTGACGGGATTTCTTCGTTCGTTACAGGAGGCCCGATTGTCTCGTGCCTCCTCCGTCCGCTGTCTGTCGGCAATCCGCGGATGGTTCCGGTTTCTGGTGCAGGAACGAATGATTGAGGACCGTCCTGCCATCAGTTTGCCCGCGATCACTCGCGGCGTGCGTCTGCCCAAAACTCTGACGCAGCAGGATGTCACCGCGTTATTGGATCTGGCCGCAATCCCTACTCTTGAAGACCGGCGTGATCGTGCGATGGTGGAGTTGCTCTATGCGACAGGGCTGCGCGTATCTGAATTGGTGACGGCTGAAGTCGCACAGGTGAATCTTGATGTCGGCTATCTCCGGGTCACGGGCAAGGGGTCGAAGCAGCGTTTGGTGCCGATGGGAGAAGGGGCCAGGCAATTGCTGCAGGAGTATGTGGGGGCAGCGCGGCCGCAGCTCCTCAAGCAACGGACTTCGCGGTATCTGTTTGTCTCAAGACGTGGGGGGCCGCTGACGCGGCAAGGGTTTTGGAAACTACTACGAGGGCGTGCGCAGCGAGCAGGGATCACCCAGGTGATTTCACCGCACATGTTGCGGCATTCGTTTGCCACGCATCTGCTCGAAGGCGGGGCCGATCTTCGTTCCGTGCAGGTCATGCTCGGCCATGCCAATATCGTGACCACGCAGATTTATACACATGTCGAACGGGGACGTCTGAAGCGGGTGCATGACACCTGTTTTCCTCGGACGAGCCGGAGGCCTGGACAGAAAAGATAACCGAGAGAAGCTTCGATTCATGGTATGGTGTGGAGCTGGTGATGGCTAAAAAATGCAAGAAGAGTGCGAGATTCGGTTGACATGGGGAAGTGGACTTGGTAGCATCCCGCCCAGCTTGTTAAGAAAATCGGGCGGATAGCTCAGTTGGCAGAGCGCCACCTTTACACGGTGGATGTCGCAGGTTCGATCCCTGTTCCGCCTACCAGGGAATTGCTGGGATAAGGGGACAGGATAGATACGATACGAAGCATTAAGAACTTCAGACGGGACCAACCGCTAGATATCGTCTTGTCATTTACATCTTCCGCTATACGTTGAGTTTCGAGGGGCCGTCGTTCAGCTGGTTAGGACGCCAGATTGTCAATCTGGAGGTCGCGGGTTCAAATCCCGTCGGCCCCGCCAATTTTCTCCGGTGAGTGTGTGGACTTCGTAGGCAGGAGGGTGAGTACTTCCTAGAGTCGGGAAAGGTTATCGCCGCATGTTTCAGACAGGTCTATCCGGACTGGTCGGCTCGCTTGGTTCGGTGTCAAAAATCGTTCTCTTGCTCCTGCTCGTATTTTCCGTCATTTCCTGGGCTGTAATTTTCTCTAAATGGCGAGCCTTCCGCATCGCCGATCGAGAGGATCGGCGGTTTCTTGCGCTCTTAGCCAAAACACACGACCTCGATGAGTTGTATCGGCAAGTTCGGCGAATCGAGGGGAGTCCCAGTGCTGCTGTGTTCGAAGGTGTGATGGAGCGTGTGGGACCTGGGCGCGCCGAGGGGCGGAACGGCTCCAGTGCGGGACCGGTGGATCAGCATGTAATCGAGCGGACGGCAGCCCATCTCGGGCAAAGCCAGCTCTCGCGGCTTGAGACCTATCTCCCCTTTCTTGCCACAACGGGAAATATTACGCCATTTGTCGGACTCCTCGGGACCGTGATGGGAATCATCGATGCGTTTCGTGAGATCGGCACGCAAGGAACCGCCAGTATTTCCGCTGTCGCGCCTGGCGTGGCGGAGGCCCTCGTCGCGACGGCAGCGGGTCTGTTCACCGCCATTCCCGCCGTTATCGCCTATAATTACTTTCTTATCCGGATTCGCAATACGGCATTCCGGTTGGATTCGGTAACCCTCGAGCTGTTGGCCTCCCTCGCGACTACTGCATCCAAGTCGAAACCTGCTCCGGTCGGAGCTCAAGGATGACCCTTGAGTCTCGGCACCGCCGGTTTCTGGCCGAAATCAATGTGATCCCTCTCGTCGACGTGGTCCTCGTCCTGCTGGTGATTTTCATGGTCACGGCGCCGATGCTGTATCGAGGGATGGATATCAAGCTGCCGACCTCTGCCACGAATACGATCAAGCCGGAAATGCGTACGGTGCTCACGATCGAAAAAGACCAGCGGCTCTATCTCGACAAAGATCCGGTCGGCGTGGCTCAGCTGGAACAGAAATTGAAGCTGTTGAAGCGGGACCACCCCGATGTGTCGCTCTATCTGAGGGCGGATCGCGATGTGCCCTATGGTATCGTGGTTCAAGTGATGGACGGTGTGAAAAAAGCCGGCATCGAGAAGATCGGGATGGTGACGGAGCCGGCCGGTCCCGAGCATGTGACCGCGCCGCAAGTCCCGCGTCTGCCGCCGCGAAAGAATTGATGCACCGTGCGTAAGGGGGCTGGTTGTTATGACGTCCCAGACGTCGGTCCAGTCGAGTCTGTGGTTCGACCAGGACGAATCCGGTATGAACGCTCGCCTCAAGCGAACGCTGGCGTTGTCGTTCGGCCTGCACGTCGCGCTGTTGCTTGTGATCACCGGGCTTAGACTTCCATCACAAGGTGAGCGCCCGCTGACGTCGGTGGAAGTGTCGCTGGTCAGTCTGCCGGCACCTGTGAGGCCGGCCGAGCCGTCGAAGCCGGTTGAGTCAGTGAAAACTGCAGATCCGAAGCCGGTCCCTGCGCCATTGGTTAAGACGATGACCGCACGAGCTGCCCCTTCCGTTGCGCCTCCTAAGGGCGAGGTAAGGAGGGATTTGCTCCGGGATCTTCAGCTCCCGCCGGATGCACCGAAGTTCGGCGATTTGAGCCCTGCAAAAAAAATAGCAGCTCAATCCCAGCAGGCGGCGAAGGTGAAGGCCTTCGATATTCCACGTGTTCCCGATGTGGCGCCGGACCCGGATGCCAAGCCTTTGCAGCGGTCTTCAGTCAGCGACGATTTGAATCGTGAACTGGAAGAAGAGTTGAAGAAGATTAAGCAGTTTCAGCCTGCCGCGAAGCTGGATATCCTGAAAGAGGTGAAGCCGAGCGAGGCGCAAGTGAAACCGGCTCCTCAGCAAGAGGCAAAAGTTTCGTCGGTGAAGACCCCGGATACGGCGCTGAAGATTTCCGGTACGACCGGGTCGAATCCCTATTGGGCTCGCGTGCAGGCTGTCATCAGCAGTCATTGGGAGCCGCCGCCGATCGATATGGCAGGACAGGCCTATACCATGGTTGTGAAGTTTCGGCTCCAGCGGGATGGGACGATCAAGGACGTGGTTGTGCAACAGTCGTCAGGGAATGCCTACTATGATCTGGCAGGCCAGCGGGCCGTGCTGAAGCCGCGTATGGTGCCGGCTTTTCCTGCCGATATGACAGACAGTTATAAGGATGTCGAGATGGTCTTTCGAGTGGGAGAATCGGCCGGATGACACAAGTGAAATTGATCAGTGCGTTGGTCGGCGGGCTGCTGCTGATTGCCGGTGCGATCGGTATTCTGGAGTCCGGCGCGGCAGATGTCTTCCTGGAGGCCACGCGCCCGGACTTTCAGAAAATATCGCTGGCGGTCGCGGGGATACAAAATGCCGGCGGCCCCGATTGGTTGGGGGGACGGATCGAAGAAGTCCTCAAGAAAGATGTCAAACGCTCCCTGGTCTTTGATTTGTTGGATCTGCCCAGTCTTGGGATTAAGACGTCTGCTATCGGTAACGGGACGGAAGCCGGCTCTAAGGCCGTATTTAAGCAGGCAGCCGAGAAGGGTGTCTCGGTGCTGGTCTGGGGAAAAGCGGGCCTGAAGGAGGCGGACAAAGATGCCGACGTGAACATGGAAGGCTTCGTCTATGACAGCGGCAGCGACGAAGTCGTGGGGGGCAAGCGGTATGCAGGATCCCCCTCGGTGGTGCGGCTGATGGCGCATCGATTTGCCGACGAGCTCGTGTTTCGGTACACGGGCGAGCCTGGTATTGCGCGGACGAAGATTGCCTATGTGGCCGAACATGGGTCTGCCCGAGAGTTGTTCGTGATGGATTATGATGGATATGATACACGCCAGTTGACGGCCGATGGATTCCTGAATCTTATGCCGCGATGGTCTCCGGATCGCCGGTTTCTCGTGTTTACGGCCTATCGCAACCGGAATTCACAGGACATCGATATGATTGAGTTGGCGACGGGTAAGCGATGGACCGTGATTTCCCTGGGGGGGCTGAATATCACTCCGGCGTTGTCTCCTGATGGAAATTTTCTGGCGTTTGCCTCCAGCCACGAAGGCAATTCGGAACTCTATCGGTTGGATACCAGGACGAAAGCGATCCAGCGCCTGACATCAAATCCGTCCGGCGACTTGTCTCCCTCCTGGTCTCCGAACGGGAGAGAGCTGGTGTTTGTGTCGGATCGAGGGGGCGGGCCGCA contains these protein-coding regions:
- a CDS encoding class I SAM-dependent methyltransferase, which gives rise to MDLRSSPHDSTTQLVLQTIAAYERSATDCLARWSKRRHRQPPLLADWLAHLPVGARLLDLGCGGGQDAGELRKRGYRVVGLDRTRALLAAGRCRDPSLPLVLADLRQLPFQAMSFDGLWAAASLMHLPKPVARLVLTDLCRHVRPGGFLAATVTYGMKSGIVTDGWVPGRYFARWKKDELARAIRRAGWEILELRVVTNCERKGRWLNLLAQRLG
- a CDS encoding MotA/TolQ/ExbB proton channel family protein produces the protein MFQTGLSGLVGSLGSVSKIVLLLLLVFSVISWAVIFSKWRAFRIADREDRRFLALLAKTHDLDELYRQVRRIEGSPSAAVFEGVMERVGPGRAEGRNGSSAGPVDQHVIERTAAHLGQSQLSRLETYLPFLATTGNITPFVGLLGTVMGIIDAFREIGTQGTASISAVAPGVAEALVATAAGLFTAIPAVIAYNYFLIRIRNTAFRLDSVTLELLASLATTASKSKPAPVGAQG
- a CDS encoding site-2 protease family protein, whose translation is MNSLPQILHTLSYMGLPLLLAMVLHEYAHGWVAYRCGDSTAKLQGRLTMNPLAHIDPFGTIILPLICLAIPGGFFLGWAKPVPVDPRCMHQPRRDMALVAAAGPAMNLALAIVSALLFAILLSIEPTVGDYWAASGEASSPDTWRGKLLLPIAVMAVYSVLINVLLMLFNLLPLPPLDGGRILTSLLPPTAAMALMRAEPYGMFILMGLIILDPQIHLIHTVTGTLTNSLSNTILSTAVGLGTGNTP
- a CDS encoding penicillin-binding protein activator, with product MARPLIATPPQRISPLLACRCPALALACVLLWPIGFAFSPAVHAQTGTPATASHPTLTQAKRLIDTERAEEAITLLRRFLTTAPKPDLLDDTYLLLGAALYGSQQYGEALKYLQQLQTEFPESEVSDRGKILQARTHAAMGNLDLALPILTSLRTLSKDDVTRREALRLSGDFYAQKKDTIHAIQAWLDEMALGTEDQAEDARTRIREFVNETTDRKPLERIRETFPRSFPGDLASLRLIEVYIGRGEEHQAVRQIQQFLSSFPTHPQAAGTSELLTTLQAKLMAHQFFIASVLPLSGKLAPFATETLNGIQLAMEAHKDKAGVPSIGLIVKDSESDRASFLDDFSGLLSNNRLLAVIGPLLSKHLPVMAELAGRAHTPLITPTATVPNVRRLGSYVFSTSLTYQLQAKRIAAYAIGEQGFRRFCILHPDTAYGRELARLFAQEVRQHEGEVIAIESYKEGEADVSAQLKRMKAEDLKRYGLSVPVDQTKLTGKLTKMDRRILYTPGFDAVFIPGRAADAGLIAAQINFHDMKVPFLGTNGWNSPDFARTADSSIDGAVFVDGFFVDSPNAGVQDFVERYKKRFQTSPTLFAAQGYDAAKLVIDAIRKGATSGEAVRDQLLTQPDLASLTGPAAFGPDGTLNRPLFLMQVKRGRFLQVN
- the trpS gene encoding tryptophan--tRNA ligase; this translates as MTSPKKRVLSGMQPSGLLHLGNYLGALENWKGLQNDYQCYFFVADWHALSSNYADTSRIREFVRELLIDWLAAGIDPAKATVFVQSRIPEHAVLHLLLSMMTPVSWLERNPTYKEKQEEIKDRDMTTYGFLGYPVLQAADILLYKPDFVPVGKDQLPHLELTRELARRFNGLYKPVFPEPMEQLTKYPKVLGTDGRKMSKSYGNTINLSDTEPVVRQKLKTMVTDPARVRRHDPGNPDLCPVYDFHKIFSLPMIQEQINTECRTAAIGCIDCKKLVADRVVERMTPMWDARAVLSKDPAYLNDIVTEGSRKAGEVAKATLHDVNEAMNISMG
- a CDS encoding biopolymer transporter ExbD, translated to MTLESRHRRFLAEINVIPLVDVVLVLLVIFMVTAPMLYRGMDIKLPTSATNTIKPEMRTVLTIEKDQRLYLDKDPVGVAQLEQKLKLLKRDHPDVSLYLRADRDVPYGIVVQVMDGVKKAGIEKIGMVTEPAGPEHVTAPQVPRLPPRKN
- a CDS encoding TonB family protein; translated protein: MTSQTSVQSSLWFDQDESGMNARLKRTLALSFGLHVALLLVITGLRLPSQGERPLTSVEVSLVSLPAPVRPAEPSKPVESVKTADPKPVPAPLVKTMTARAAPSVAPPKGEVRRDLLRDLQLPPDAPKFGDLSPAKKIAAQSQQAAKVKAFDIPRVPDVAPDPDAKPLQRSSVSDDLNRELEEELKKIKQFQPAAKLDILKEVKPSEAQVKPAPQQEAKVSSVKTPDTALKISGTTGSNPYWARVQAVISSHWEPPPIDMAGQAYTMVVKFRLQRDGTIKDVVVQQSSGNAYYDLAGQRAVLKPRMVPAFPADMTDSYKDVEMVFRVGESAG
- a CDS encoding MBL fold metallo-hydrolase encodes the protein MIPPMIRKTFSVPPLGCNCSIIGDPVTKQAIVVDPGGAHERILREVQQLGLTVTHILHTHAHFDHFLASGEMKKATGAAICLHQDDLELWKNLEIQCQMFGVAYVPVPLPDYWIKDEEKLLVGQMSAVAIHTPGHTPGSMSFHFPNDNMVVAGDTLFRGSIGRTDLWGGNFDAIEQSIRERLYTLADTTRVVTGHGPETEIGVEKETNQFFRL
- the xerD gene encoding site-specific tyrosine recombinase XerD; the protein is MAIIEPMMLAPLVERYLRHLRVEGGLSVNTIEAYRRDLSKFHAYVHRTGAVGLQPLTPAMLTGFLRSLQEARLSRASSVRCLSAIRGWFRFLVQERMIEDRPAISLPAITRGVRLPKTLTQQDVTALLDLAAIPTLEDRRDRAMVELLYATGLRVSELVTAEVAQVNLDVGYLRVTGKGSKQRLVPMGEGARQLLQEYVGAARPQLLKQRTSRYLFVSRRGGPLTRQGFWKLLRGRAQRAGITQVISPHMLRHSFATHLLEGGADLRSVQVMLGHANIVTTQIYTHVERGRLKRVHDTCFPRTSRRPGQKR
- a CDS encoding PEGA domain-containing protein — translated: MRHGKRWHGGLVLCALIGGLSGCGTWMHSDKQSVTIFTNPPETTVVIDDYLHLTAPGTVTLSRKGNHLAQVNKEGYEPTSFKIDRTWSWWVLGDIFGCFIFFSPICIMNDIDQGGYYTFDDKIYLTLERRAESAPSTSK